One window of the Diospyros lotus cultivar Yz01 chromosome 12, ASM1463336v1, whole genome shotgun sequence genome contains the following:
- the LOC127787504 gene encoding uncharacterized protein LOC127787504: MAGVDLSGYREKKVESKRDAPPVLTPNPQNPKPFLPKILLLSKPFHLSKQIQKSFPKSTIESIEIDELIWFSLKSHRSSIDHRLRRRITESCEHANLVTGILLVSGSSPARSCSRGRSTLDQNMGSVSKCPGRSRSRNLVAVHIQGHGVQSRVHADDANIDSNHDSV; encoded by the exons ATGGCAGGTGTGGATTTGAGTGGCTATCGAGAGAAGAAGGTGGAGTCGAAGA GAGATGCCCCGCCTGTTTTGACCCCAAACCCCCAAAATCCCAAGCCCTTCCTTCCCAAAATCCTTCTTCTCTCAAAGCCCTTTCATCTGTCAAAGCAGATTCAAAAATCCTTCCCCAAATCGACAATAGAATCGATCGAAATTGATGAGTTGATTTGGTTCTCCCTCAAATCCCATCGTAGCTCGATCGACCACCGCTTGAGAAGGCGAATCACCGAGAG CTGTGAGCATGCAAACCTTGTAACAGGTATTCTCTTGGTTTCTGGGTCCTCGCCGGCAAGATCGTGTTCTCGTGGCCGGTCGACTCTCGACCAGAATATGGGAAGCGTTTCCAAGTGCCCAGGGCGATCCAGATCAAGGAATCTGGTGGCAGTTCATATACAGGGTCACGGTGTGCAGTCGAGGGTCCATGCCGATGACGCGAACATTGATTCAAATCATGACAGTGTGTGA